In Microbacterium enclense, the DNA window CGCTGCGCGACGCGTCGCTGGAGATCTACCGCCGCGCGGCGACGACCGCCGAGGCGCACGGGCTGATCCTCGCCGACACGAAGTTCGAGTTCGGCTTCGATGCGAACGGGGTGCTGACCCTCGCCGACGAGGTCCTGACCTCGGACTCTTCGCGATACTGGGATGCCGAAGCCTGGCGCACCGGCGCCACCCCGGCGGAGCGCATGGCGAGCTTCGACAAGCAGATCGTGCGCGACTGGCTCGCGGCGAACTGGGACAAGCAGGGCGAGCCGCCCGCGCTTCCCGCCGAGATCGTCGAGCGCACCCGCGAGCGTTACGCGGAGCTGCTGCAGTTGCTCACGGCATCCTGATCCGCCCGCGGAGGCTTCGACAGGCTCAGCCACCGCGTCCCGCCGCCCCGGCGAGCCCCGAGCCGTGAGCACCGGCTCCTGAGCCCGAGCGCCGGCCCCTGAGCCCGAGCTCGGGTCCCCGAGCCCGCCGAAGGGCCCCCGACCACACCCCCAAGGAGACACATGTTCCGCTGGAAGCTGCACGGAAACGGCCGCACCGTGGCCCCGGGCGCGGTCGTCGCCCCCGGCGAGCGCCTCAACTGGGGCGCCACGATCGCGATCGGCCTCCAGCACGTCATCGCGATGTTCGGTGCGACCTTCCTCGTGCCCGTGCTCACCGACTTCCCGGTATCGACGACGCTGCTGTTCTCGGGCGTGGGGACGCTGCTGTTCCTTCTCGTGACGAAGAACCGGCTGCCCAGCTACCTCGGCTCGTCGTTCGCGTTCATCGCGCCGATCACGGCCGCCACGACGACCGCCGGGACGGGCTCGGCGCTCGCGGGCATCGTCGCCGTCGGCGTCCTGCTCGCCGCGGTGGGCTTCGTGGTGCAGTTCGTCGGACTCGGGTGGGTCGACAAGGTCATGCCGCCGGTGGTGGCGGGCGCGATCGTCGCGCTCATCGGCTTCAACCTCGCACCGGTCGCCTGGGGCAGCTTCCAGAAGCAGCCCCTCCCCGGCACCATCACGCTCGTCGCCGTCATCCTGTTCAGCGTGCTGTTCCGGGGATTCCTCGGGCGCGTCTCGATCTTCCTCGGCGTGATCGTCGGCTACGTCGCCACCGTGCTGATCCAGGTCACGACCGGCGAGAAGCTCATCGACTTCGACGCCGTCGGTGCCGCCCCGTGGGTGGGCCTGCCCGAGTTCCACTTCCCCGACTTCGCCTCGCCGGGCACGTGGTCGGTCATTGCGATGTTCCTGCCCGTCGTGCTGGTGCTCGTGGCCGAGAACGTCGGGCACGTCCGCGGAGTCGCGGCGATGACGGATGCCACGGCCAACCGCTCCACCGGTCGCGCCCTCATCGCCGACGGCGTCGCCACAACCCTCGCGGGATCGTTCGGCGGCTCGGGCACCACGACCTACGGCGAGAACATCGGCGTCATGGCCGCGACCCGCGTGTACTCCACGGCGGTGTACTGGGTCGCCGGCCTCGCCGCGATCCTGCTGAGCCTCTCCCCGAAGGTCGGTGCGGTGTTCAACACCATCCCGCCCGGAGTCCTCGGCGGCGTCACGACCGCGCTGTACGGATTGATCGGCATCATCGGCATCAAGATCTGGGTCGACAACCGCGTCGATTTCTCGCGCCCCGTCAATCAGTACACGGGTGCCGTGGCCCTGGTGCTCGCGATCGCGGGCTTCACGATGGACATCGGACAGTTCCAGCTCGGCGCCATCGTGCTCGGATCCGTCGCCGCCCTGGTGATCTACCACCTCGGAAACGCCATCGCCCGCGCGCGCAAGACCGGTGCCGACGACGGCGGCCCGATCCCCGCGGTGGGCCCGCTGGGCGGCGACCCGGCCTGAGCGCCGGAGGACCGGCATCCCGAGACTGCACCGCCCCGACCGGCCGCCCGGCCGGGGCGGCACGACCGCACGCGCGTGTCGAGACCGCACGCGGTGGGGGTGACACGCCTGCGGCCGCGTCGACCGTCGCGGTGTCGGCAGGGCCCCCTCGCGGCCGACGGTAGCGTGGGATCGCGCACGGGTCCGACGACCGGGGCGCCATCCCCGCCCTCGGCCGACCCCGGAGACACCATGACCGCCGCCACCGCCCGCTCGTCCGCCCGTTCCGGGATCCTCATGGTCGCCGTGGGAACCGTCGCCCTGGCAGCCATGCTGTGGTGGGATGCCAACGGCGCCCCCACCGTGGCTCACTTCATCACCGCGGCCTGTGGATACTTCATCGGCCAGGGCATCGTCACGTTCTTCGCCGCGCGGCGTCGCCCCCGCTGAGTCCGCGCGGCGTCGCGGTCGGCGGGCTCTCTGACCCCGAACGACCGTCCTGCGGAGTCCGGGCCGTGATCGTCGTACCGGGCTCCTGAACCCGGGCCGTCCCGCGGAGGTCGGACGGGCTGGCCGACCCTCTGACGCCCGAGCCGCCCCGCGGAGTCCGGGCCGAACACGCCGCCCCGAGCCATCCCCCACCGGCGTGTCACGGCCCCACTCCGCACGACGGACCGCCCCTCCCCGGCGTCCCGCGATCCGGCGACGGTGCCGACGACGCCCGGCACCGAGCCGTCCCGCGGAGTCCGGGCCGAACACGCCGCCCCGAGCCATCCCCCACCGGCGTGTCACAGCCCCACTCCGCACGACGGACCGCCCCTCCCCGGCGTCCCGCGATCCGGCGACGTCTGCCGTCCCCCGGCGCCGCGACGGCGACGGCAACGGCGACCGCGACGGCGACGGCGACGGCGACGGCGACGCTCGCGCCACGACCCGGATGCCGGAGACCCGCGCCGCAACCGTCGTTGCCGGACCGTTACTTGACACCGACCTCCCGAACACAGCACACTGATCTCGGTCGCTGGTAAATCGGTTTATCAGCAAGATAAATCGATTATCCAATGGAGGGTGAAGCCATGGCTCGAGTGCGCATCGCAGATGTCGCGAAAGCAGCCGGCGTCTCACCCGCGACCGTCTCGCTCGTGCTCAACGGCGCCGAGTCGCGCATCTCCGACGAGACCAAAGAGCGCGTCCGCCGCGTCGCCGGCGAGGTCGGCTACTCCCCCAACCCGATCGCGCGGAGCCTGCGAACCCGTGTCACCGGCACGATCGGCCTCGTCTCCGACCGCATCGCCACGACGCCGTTCGCCGGCCGCATGCTCGCCGGAGCACAAGAGGTCGCCCGCGAGAACGGTCGCCTCGTGATCCTCGTCGACACCGACGGCCACCCCGAGATCGAGTCCGACGCGATCTCGACCCTCGTGAACCACCGCGTCGACAGCATGGTCTACGCCTCGATGTACCATCGCGTCCTTCCCGCACCGGCGGGCCTGCCCGACGGAACGGTCTTCCTCGACTGCCGCCCCGAGGGCGGCGGGTACCCCGCCGTCGTCCCCGACGACTACGCCGGCGGCCGGGCCGCAACCCAGGAGCTCGTCGACGCGGGGCACCGTCGCATCGCCTACATCGACGACGGCGACACCGACCGCCCGGTCGCCGCCGAGTTGCGACTGCGGGGCTACCTCGACGTGCTCACCGAGGCCGGCATCGAGCCCGATCCCGCGCTGCACGTCTTCGCTGAGACCTCGGCCGCCGGCGGTCAGCGCGCGATCGCCGAGCTGTACGACCTGCCCGAGGCGCAGCGCCCCACCGGCATCTTCGCGTTCAACGACCGCATCGCGGCCGGCGTCGTCATGTGGGCGCCGCGGCGTGGCATCCGGATCCCCGAAGACCTGTCGGTCGTCGGCTACGACGACCAGCAACTGGTCGCGGCCGAGCTCGACCCCCCGCTGACCACCGTCTCGCTCCCCCACGCGGCCATGGGCCGTTGGGCCATGGAGGTCGCCCTCGGCCTCCGCGCGGCGGACACCGCCTCCCCCCACCTCATGGACTGCCCGATCGTTCGTCGGGCTTCCGTCGGCCCTCCCGCGCACCTCGGCAGCGCGCGGGAACCCCGGGTCACGGACTGACGCCGCCTCGGCGTCCCCTCACGATGGCGACAGCGATGTCGCCGTACACCGAAAGGAACACGATGAAGAAGTCCTTCATCCCGCTCGCCGCGACAGGCGTTGCTGCCGCGCTGGTGCTCACCGGATGCGGTCAGGCAGGCCAGGGCAGCACGACGACCGAAGACGGTCGCACCGTGCTGACGATGTGGACGCACTCGGCCGGTAATCCCGCCGAGCTCGCCGTCTACGAACAGATCATCAGCGACTTCAACGCATCCCAGGACAAATACGAGGTCAAGACGGAGTCCTTCCCGCAGGGCGCGTACAACGACGCGATCGTCGCGGCGGCGGCATCGGGCGACCTGCCCTGCCTCCTCGACCTCGACGGTCCGATCATGCCCAACTGGGCGTGGGCGAACTACCTGCAGCCGCTGAACATCTCCAGCGACATCACCGACAAGCTGCTCCCCACCGCGGTCGGGAAGTACAACGGCGAGATCTACTCCGCCGGCTACTGGGATGCCGCGCTCGGCATCTTCGCGCGCAAGTCGGTGCTCGATGCCAACGCCATCCGTATTCCGACCATCGCGCAGCCCTGGACCGAGTCCGAGTTCGACGCCGCCCTGGCGACCCTCAAGGCGGCGGGGTACGAGACTCCGATCGACATCGGCGCCGAGGACAAGGGCGAGTGGTGGCCCTACGCCTACTCGCCGTTCCTGCAGAGCTTCGGTGGCGACCTCATCGACCGCGACACCATGCTGTCGGCCGACGGCGCCCTGAACGGACCGGATGCCGTGAAGTGGGGTACCTGGTTCCAGGACCTGTTCAAGAAGGGCTACGCCAACAGCGGCGGCACCGTGGGCAACCAGGAGTTCGTCGACGGCAAGGTCGCGCTCAGCTACACGGGCGTGTGGAACGGGCTGGCCGCGGTGGACGCGGTCGGCGACGACCTGCTGATCCTCCCGCCGCCGGACCTCGGCAACGGCCCCAAGATCGGTGGCGGTTCGTGGCAGTGGGGCATCTCGTCGTCCTGCAACGACGCCGACGGTGCACGCCAGTACCTGGAGTTCAGCTTCAACGACACCTACATCACCCAGTTCGCCGACGAGCAGCTCGTGATCCCCGCCACCGAGGCGGCCACCGAGGCGTCGAAGTACTTCAACTCCACCGACGGGGCGCTGCGCCCGTTCGCGGAGTTCTCGAAGGAGTACGCCGTGCTGCGACCCGAGACCCCCGCCTACGCGGTGATCTCGACCACGTTCGAGACGGCGGCCAAAGACATCATGAACGGCGCCGACGTGCAGTCGGCCCTGGATGCCGCGGTCACCGAGATCGACACCAACATCTCGTCCAACGACGGCTACGGCGCGAAGTAACGCCGCGCCCAGCGGTGGGGGCTCCTTTGCGGGCCCCCACCGCGACCCGCGAAAGAAGAACCTGATGACCGTGTCTCCTCCGGTCGCCGCGGCGAAGCAGCCGCGCCGATCCCTCCGCCGCTTCCGCAGCTCGCGCGGACGCGAGTCGTGGGCGGGCCTGGCGATGATGGCTCCCGCCGGCATCCTGCTCCTCCTCTTCCTCATCGTCCCCGTGCTGCTGGCCTTCACGCTGTCGTTCACCAACGCCCGCCTGATCTCGCCGAACCCACCGCGCTTCGTGGGCCTCGACAACTTCTTCCGGGCGTTCACCGCCGACCCCGTGTTCCTGCAGTCGGCGCTGAACACCTTCCTCTTCGCTCTGGTGGTCGTGCCCGTGCAGGCGGGTCTCGGGCTCCTCCTGGCGATCCTCGTCAACCAGCGCCTCCGGGGCACCACGTTCTTCCGCGTGGTGTTCTTCATCCCCGTCGTCACGTCGATCGTCGTGGTCTCGATCCTCTGGCGCTTCATGTACCAGAGCGACGGCCTCATCAACTCGATGATCGACACCGTCACCTTCGGAGCCCTCAAAGGGGCCGACTGGCTGAACGACCCCAGCACGGCGCTCGGCGCGATCATCGTCCTCTCGATCTGGCAGGCCGTCGGCTTCCACATGATCATCTGGCTCGCGGGCCTTCAGACCATCCCCGAGGAGCTCTACGAGGCCGCCCGCATGGACGGGGCGAGCCGGTGGCACCAGTTCGCCCACGTGACGTGGCCGGGCCTTCGTCCGACCATGGTCTTCGTCCTCGTCACCATCACGATCGCCGCGCTCGGCCTCTTCGTCCAGGTCGATGTGATGACCCAGGGCGGACCCCTCAACTCGACGTCGACCGTCGTGTACCACGCGGTGCGCAAGGGCTACGAGCAGCAGGAGATCGGCTACGCCGCCGCGATCTCGCTCCTGTTCTTCGTCGCCGTGCTGATCATCGCCCTCATCCAGCGCTGGTTGACCCGAGAGAAGAACTGATATGACCGGCATCCTCGAACGCCCCCGCAGCGCCGCGCCGCGCAGCGCTCCCGCCCGCGTGCGCACCCGCTCGTCGGAGGGCCGCACCGGCCGCTTCCTCACCTACGTGTCGATGTCGATCCTCGCGGTGTTCTTCCTGTTCCCGCTCGTGTTCATGTTCGTGTCGAGCCTCAAGCCCGACGCGCAGATCCTCCGCGACATCAACTCGCCCGCGGCGTTCCTGCCGACCGGAGACATCAGCCTCGACAACTACTTCGGCGTCTTCGATCGCGTGCCCGTCGGGCAGTTCCTCTTCAACTCGATCCTCGTGACGGTGCTCACGGTCGGACTCGGGCTGATCGTGAACTCCCTCGCCGGCTTCGCCCTGTCGCGCCTGCGCTGGAAGGGCCGGGTCGTCGTGCTCGCGCTCGTCATCGCGACCCTCATCGTCCCCTTCGAGACGATCGCCGTGCCGATGGTCTACTGGGTCAACCAGTTGCCGACCCTCGTCATGGAGGGCGGCGTGCTGAAGTACGACTTCGGGTGGCTGAACACCTACCAGGTGCAGATCGTGCCCTTCATCGCGAACGCCTTCTCGATCTTCCTGTTCGCGCAGTACTTCTCCACGATCCCGCCGTCGCTCGACGAAGCGGCGCGCATCGACGGGGCGAGCTGGTTCACGATCTACCGCCGCATCATCGTGCCGCTCTCGGGCCCCGCCTTCGCCACGGTGGCGATCCTGACGTTCCTGCCCGCATGGAACCAATACCTCTGGCCCCTCATGGTCGTGCAGAAGGAGAATCTGCGACCGGTCATGGTCGGCATGCAGTACTTCTTCCAGCTCAACACCGCGTGGGGCGAGGTCATGGCCTACACCTCGCTCATCACCCTGCCCGTGCTGATCGTGTTCCTGGTCTTCCAGCGCGCGTTCGTCAGCAGCATCGCCGCGTCCGGCGTCAAGGGATGAGCGCACAGCTCGATGTCGTCGTGCTCGGCGAGGCGCTGATCGACATCGTCACCACTTCCGCCGGGGCGGCCGAGCGCCCCGGCGGAAGCCCCGCCAACGTCACGGTCGCGCTCGGCCGGCTCGGTCGCGGCACCACCCTCGTGGCCCGCGTCGCCGAGGACGACCGCGGTCGGTTGCTGCGCGCGTGGCTCGCGGCATCCGGGGTCACGCTCCACCCCGCGGGGGCACCGGAGCGCACCGCCACGGCCCGTGCGGTGATCGACGAGCGGGGAAACGCCACGTACGACTTCGACATCGAGTGGATCCTCCCCTCGCCCGTCGAGGTGCCCGCGGCGCGCATCTTCCACACCGGTTCGGTCGCGGCGACCCTCGCCCCTGGAGCCGACGAGGTACGCGCTGCCGCAGAACGAGCGCGTCCGACCACTCTCATCAGCTACGACCCGAACATCCGCCCGGCCCTCACGGGCGGGGTGCAAGACGCTCGGGCGCGCGTCGAGGCCCTCGTCGCGCTCAGCGACGTGGTCAAGGCCAGCGCCGAAGACGCCGAATGGCTCTATCCCGGCACCGCCCCCGTCGAGGTCGCTCGTGAGTGGGTCGCCCTCGGCGCGGGGCTCGCCGTCATCACCGACGGGGATGCCGGCTCCCTCGCCGTCACCGCGCACACCACCGTCGAGATCCCCGCGGTCCGCGCGCAGGTCGTCGACACCGTCGGCGCGGGTGACACGTTCATGGGCACGCTGCTCGACGGCATCCTGAACATCCCGGGCGACACCGCCGCGCTGCGCGCGAGCGTCCGTGCGCTGGATGCCGAGACCCTTCCTCCCCTGCTGCACCGTGCGGCCGCCGCCGCGGCGATCACCGTGGGGCGCGAGGGCATGGACCCCCCGACCCGAGAAGACCTGCAGCCGACCGCTGCCCCGAAAGAGAGTGCCTGACGTGTTCGACCTCGCCGATTCCTACGTGTGGGATTTCTGGTTCGCTGACGACGGCGACCGCTACCACCTGTTCTTCCTCTACGCCTCGCGCGCGCTGCACGACCCGGAAGACCGCCACTACCGCGCCTCGGTGGGCCACGCCGTCTCGAGCGACCTCGTGTCGTGGGAGCGCGTCGCCGACGCCCTCGTGCGCGGCGGAGCCGACGACTTCGACGCGCTCGCCACCTGGACCGGCTCGACCGTGCGCCGCGAAGACGGAACCTGGTTCCTCTTCTACACGGGCTCGCGCCTTGCCGAAGACGGCCGCAACGTGCAGCGCATCGGCTACGCGACCAGCGACGATCTGTACACCTGGCACAAGAACCCGGAGAACCCGGTGCTCGAGGCCGACGGTGAGATCTACGAGCGCCTCGCCACCACCGACTGGCACGACGAGGCCTTCCGCGACCCGTGGGTGTTCGCCGACCCGGCCGGGAACGGCTGGCACATGTACGTCACCGCCCGCGCCACCCACGGCGAGCTCAACGGGCGGGGCGTCGTCGCGCACGCGACCTCCGCTGACCTCGAGACGTGGGAGCTGCAGGCTCCGGTCAGCGAACCGACCGCTCAGGGCTTCGGCCAGCTCGAGGTGACCCAGGTCGAGGAGGTCGACGGCCGCGCGGTGCTGCTGTTCTCGTGCATGCCCGCTGAGGCGACGGATGCCGTGCGCGCGCGCCACCCACGCGGAGCGGTGTGGGCGGTCGCCGCCGACAGCATGCTCGGCCCGTTCGACATCTCGACGGCCACCGCGCTCACCGATGACGATCTGTACGTCGGGCGCCTGATCCAGGACCGCGCGGGCGCCTGGCAGCTGCTGGCGTTCCGCAACGTCGGCACGGACGGCCGCTTCGTCGGCGGCATCATCGACCCTCTGCCCGTGGGGTGGGAGGGCGACCGCCTCGTCGTCACGCAGCCGGCGGCCCTCTCGGCCTGACCCTGTCTCGCCAGAACGCGCGCGTCCCGCCCGGGGCGCGCGCGTTCGGCGTTCGGTCGCGCGCGCAGCTCCTCCGAGCTCGGGCGAGCGGCGACCCCCGCGCGTTCGCGTCGATCCGGTTGATGCACGAAGATGACGCACGAGGCGACCGCCGCTCGGAAGGACAACGATGACGACCACCGATCCCCGCACCCCCGACGTCGCCGTGCTCGGCGAAGCGCTCGTCGACATCGTGACCACCCCCGCGGGGGCGTCCGAGCGACCGGGGGGAAGCCCCGCCAACGTCGCCGTGGCACTCGGACGCCTCGGGCGCGACGCCGTCCTGGTGGCCCGCATCGCCGACGATGAGCGCGGGCGGGCGCTTCGGGAGTGGCTCGCGGCATCCGCAGTCGTCCTCGTCGACTCCGGCTCCCCCGCGCGCACCGCGACAGCCCGCGCGACGATCGGCGAGAACGGCGACGCCACGTACGACTTCGACATCGATTGGGCACTCCCGTCCCCCGTCGAGGTGCCCGCGGCGAGGATCTTCCACACCGGATCGGTCGCCGCGACCCTCGCTCCCGGTGCCGACGAGGTCCGCGCCGCGGCAGAACGCGCCCGCCCCGCGGCGCTCATCAGCTACGACCCCAACATCCGCCCCGCCCTCACCGGTGGCGTCGACGACGCACGGTCTCGCGTCGAAGCGCTCGTCGCCCTCTCCGACGTCGTCAAGGCGAGCGCCGAGGACGCCGAGTGGCTCTATCCCGGAACATCGACCGCCGACGTCGCGCGCCGCTGGGTCGCGCTCGGCGCGAGCCTCGCCGTGATCACCGACGGGGAGGCGGGTTCCCTCGGCGTCACCGCCCACGCCGCCGTGGACGTGCCGGCGGTCCCGACCACCGTGGTCGACACGGTCGGCGCGGGCGACACCTTCATGGGGGCGCTGCTCGATGGCATCCTGAACAGCCCCGGCGACGTCGACGAGCTGCGGGCGAGCGTGCGTGCACTCGATGCCGAGACCCTGCCCGCGCTTCTGGAGCGCGCCGCACGGGCTGCCGCGATCACCGTGGGGCGCGAGGGCATGGACCCGCCCACGCGCGCCGACCTCGCCGACTGAGCCGGAGGAACGTATGCCCGTCTTGCGCAAGACTCTGCCGGCGGATTTCGCGGCGCGACTCGCGTCGTCGAACGTCGAGGAGCTCATCGCCGTGTTCGGCCGTGTCCGGGTGGACGCGCGCGGCGGTCCGACGATGTCGACCGCGATCGGTTTCGTGGACTGTCCCGAGGGTCTCATCCGGTGGCTCGTCGCCCAGGGCCTGGACGTGGATGCCGTCGACTCCTCCGACGCGACCCCGCTCCACACCCGCGCGGCCCGAGGCCGGCCGGAACAGATCCCCCTCCTGCTCTCGCTCGGTGCCGACATCGAGCGTCGCCGCCGTCTCGGCGGAACGCCCCTGCACGCCGCCGCGGGCAATCATCACCCCGAGACCGTACGCGTGCTCCTCGAGCACGGAGCGGATCCGGCCGCGGTCGACGACAACGGCCTCACGCCCCTCGAGGTGGCGCTGAAGCGCGCCGCGAACGCGACGATCGCGCGGACCTCCGAGGTCGCACGCCTGCTGCAGGAAACGGGCCGCCCGATCACCGCCGCAATGCGCGCCGAGGTCACGCGGATCGGCACGGACTTCGAGTTCCACCGTGCGCGGTTCTCCCCCGACCTGCTCGCCGTGACCGAGGCCGGACTGGCGGAGCTGTACCGCCTCTTCGGCGTCCCTCCGGTCGCCGCGCGCCGCCAGCACGACGGCGTCTCACCGATCACGGTGCCCGAGGGGCGCTGGCAGCAGCAGTATCAGGAGCTGTGGGACCTCCTCGTCCCCTCGTCGGGGCCTGCGGCCACCGTGCAGGGCGAGGTCATCCGCATCGCGGGCCGCCTCGGCCACGAGATCCTCGACAACGGCGGGGTGAATCGGGATGCCGACTTCTCGCGCATGCTCGACGGCTTCGTCACGCATGTCGGAACGGGGGCACCTCTCGACGCCGACGATCTCGCCGAGGTCCGGTTGATCGCCTCCGCCGTCCGAAACGGCGCCGACGATGAGGCCCGCCTCGCACGGATGACCGAGCTCGCCGTGGCGTGGGTGGGGCGGAACCCCGCACCGATCCCGCTGGCCGACGTCGACTACCGCCGCTAGACCCCCGGTATCCTGGAGGAGGTGCGTCGGGAAGTCTGGTCGACATGTCGTCGATCGATCCCTCTGGAGACTTCATGAGCCACGACACCGTCCGCGCACCCAGCTGGCCCGGCTCCGCCGAAGTCCACCGCGTCACGACCCTGCTGCGCCGCGAGTCCGTCGGCGGCATGCTGCTCGTCATCGCGGCCCTCGCCGCGATCGTCTGGGCCAACTCCCCGGCCTCGGAGTCGTACTTCGCCCTACGCGAGCTGCGCTTCGGCTACGAGCCGTGGCATCTCGAGCTGAGCGTCGGCGCGTGGGCAGCCGACGGGTTGCTCGCGATCTTCTTCTTCCTGGTGGGTCTCGAGCTCAAGCGCGAGATCGTCGTCGGAAGCCTCCGACGGGTGAACACGGCGATCGTGCCGGTGACCGCGGCCTTCGCGGGTGTCGCCGTGCCGGCGCTCATCTATGTGGCCATCGTCCACACGCAGCCGAGTCTGCTCGCGGGCTGGGCGATCCCCACGGCGACCGACATCGCCTTCGCCGTCGCCGTGCTGGCGCTCGTGGGGTCGCACCTTCCGGGACCGCTTCGCATCTTCCTGCTGACGCTCGCCGTGGTCGACGACCTCATCGCGATCGCGATCATCGCGATCTTCTACACGAGCGACATCTCGCTGGTGCCGCTCGTGATCTTCGCGGCGCTCGTGGCGATCTACGGGATCATCGCGCACCTCGGTCGTGCCTGGTTCGCCCGCCACGGGTGGGCGGCGTGGGTCGTGCTGCTGCCGATCGGTTTCGCCGCGTGGGCCTTCCTGCACGCCTCGGGCGTCCACGCCACGATCGCCGGAGTCGCGCTCGCCTTCACCATCCCCGTGGCGGCTTCACGTCGTCAGCCCGAGGGACGCGGCATCGACCTCGCCGAGCAGTTCGAGCACCGATTCCGTCCCCTCTCGGCGGGCGTCGCCGTGCCCCTGTTCGCGTTCTTCGCCGCGGGAGTCGCGGTCGGCGGGGGCGAGGGGCTCGTCAGAGCGGTGACCGACCCCGTGACCATCGGTGTCGTCGCCGGTCTCGTGCTGGGAAAGCCCCTCGGCATCCTGCTCGGTGTGCGCCTGCTCACGCTCGTCACGAAGGTGCGTCTCGACCCGGCGCTGACCTGGATCGACCTCGCCGGCGTCGGCCTGCTCGCCGGGATCGGCTTCACGGTGTCCCTCCTCATCGCGGAACTGAGCTTTCCCAGCGGATCGCCCCACACCGACGACGCGAAGATCGCGATCATGGTCGCCTCGCTCGTGGCATCCGTGCTCGCCTCCGCCGTGCTACTCGTACGCAACCGGCGCTACAGGCAGCTCGCGCGTGCCGAAGAAGTGGATGCCGACGGCGACGGCATCCCGGACGTGTACCAGCAGCCGCTGCCCCCGGAGCGCTGAGGGTCACACAGGGGGCGCGATGCTCGCGTACTCCCCCACCGGCACCGGCTCCCAGGCGGGCAGGACAGCCATGAGAACAGGGGATGCCACGAAAACAGGACGAAGTGTGCGGCATGCCGCCTGTTCTCGTGGCATCCCCTGTTCTCGTTACCCCAAGGGCGAGGCGAGGCCGAGGAGAGGGGCACGCGAGTACGGTGACCGGATGGGGAATGAGCGCGACGACCTGACGACGCGGGCGGACATCCTCCGGGCGTATCTCGCGGTGCTGGAGGACCCGGAGAAGCTCTTGCGGGTGTGCGCCGGCGTTCCCGGCGACGCCGATGACGCGCGCGACGCGGTCGCGTCGGCCTTCGGGGTCGGCGAGATCGCCGCGATGGCGATCCTCGACCTGCAGGTCAGACGCTTCACCCCTCGCGCGATCGAGCAGATCCGGTCCGAGCTGGCCGACCACGAGCGACGGCTCGCCGAGTCCGATCCCGGGTGACCCCGGCATCGGCGCCGCGGACCCGCCTCAGCCGAGACCCATCTCCTGCAGCACGCCGGTTGACGGACGACCGACCCCTCAGCCGAAGATCTGCGACGCGATCTCCGACAGCCACGCGCGCGCGTTGACGTTCACGGTCTCGAGGTAGATCCATACGCCGTCGCGCGCGACCACGACGTCCTCGGTGTCGGCGGTCCCGCCGGACTTCACGCAG includes these proteins:
- a CDS encoding solute carrier family 23 protein; amino-acid sequence: MFRWKLHGNGRTVAPGAVVAPGERLNWGATIAIGLQHVIAMFGATFLVPVLTDFPVSTTLLFSGVGTLLFLLVTKNRLPSYLGSSFAFIAPITAATTTAGTGSALAGIVAVGVLLAAVGFVVQFVGLGWVDKVMPPVVAGAIVALIGFNLAPVAWGSFQKQPLPGTITLVAVILFSVLFRGFLGRVSIFLGVIVGYVATVLIQVTTGEKLIDFDAVGAAPWVGLPEFHFPDFASPGTWSVIAMFLPVVLVLVAENVGHVRGVAAMTDATANRSTGRALIADGVATTLAGSFGGSGTTTYGENIGVMAATRVYSTAVYWVAGLAAILLSLSPKVGAVFNTIPPGVLGGVTTALYGLIGIIGIKIWVDNRVDFSRPVNQYTGAVALVLAIAGFTMDIGQFQLGAIVLGSVAALVIYHLGNAIARARKTGADDGGPIPAVGPLGGDPA
- a CDS encoding LacI family DNA-binding transcriptional regulator, translating into MARVRIADVAKAAGVSPATVSLVLNGAESRISDETKERVRRVAGEVGYSPNPIARSLRTRVTGTIGLVSDRIATTPFAGRMLAGAQEVARENGRLVILVDTDGHPEIESDAISTLVNHRVDSMVYASMYHRVLPAPAGLPDGTVFLDCRPEGGGYPAVVPDDYAGGRAATQELVDAGHRRIAYIDDGDTDRPVAAELRLRGYLDVLTEAGIEPDPALHVFAETSAAGGQRAIAELYDLPEAQRPTGIFAFNDRIAAGVVMWAPRRGIRIPEDLSVVGYDDQQLVAAELDPPLTTVSLPHAAMGRWAMEVALGLRAADTASPHLMDCPIVRRASVGPPAHLGSAREPRVTD
- a CDS encoding extracellular solute-binding protein; protein product: MKKSFIPLAATGVAAALVLTGCGQAGQGSTTTEDGRTVLTMWTHSAGNPAELAVYEQIISDFNASQDKYEVKTESFPQGAYNDAIVAAAASGDLPCLLDLDGPIMPNWAWANYLQPLNISSDITDKLLPTAVGKYNGEIYSAGYWDAALGIFARKSVLDANAIRIPTIAQPWTESEFDAALATLKAAGYETPIDIGAEDKGEWWPYAYSPFLQSFGGDLIDRDTMLSADGALNGPDAVKWGTWFQDLFKKGYANSGGTVGNQEFVDGKVALSYTGVWNGLAAVDAVGDDLLILPPPDLGNGPKIGGGSWQWGISSSCNDADGARQYLEFSFNDTYITQFADEQLVIPATEAATEASKYFNSTDGALRPFAEFSKEYAVLRPETPAYAVISTTFETAAKDIMNGADVQSALDAAVTEIDTNISSNDGYGAK
- a CDS encoding sugar ABC transporter permease, producing MTVSPPVAAAKQPRRSLRRFRSSRGRESWAGLAMMAPAGILLLLFLIVPVLLAFTLSFTNARLISPNPPRFVGLDNFFRAFTADPVFLQSALNTFLFALVVVPVQAGLGLLLAILVNQRLRGTTFFRVVFFIPVVTSIVVVSILWRFMYQSDGLINSMIDTVTFGALKGADWLNDPSTALGAIIVLSIWQAVGFHMIIWLAGLQTIPEELYEAARMDGASRWHQFAHVTWPGLRPTMVFVLVTITIAALGLFVQVDVMTQGGPLNSTSTVVYHAVRKGYEQQEIGYAAAISLLFFVAVLIIALIQRWLTREKN
- a CDS encoding carbohydrate ABC transporter permease, giving the protein MTGILERPRSAAPRSAPARVRTRSSEGRTGRFLTYVSMSILAVFFLFPLVFMFVSSLKPDAQILRDINSPAAFLPTGDISLDNYFGVFDRVPVGQFLFNSILVTVLTVGLGLIVNSLAGFALSRLRWKGRVVVLALVIATLIVPFETIAVPMVYWVNQLPTLVMEGGVLKYDFGWLNTYQVQIVPFIANAFSIFLFAQYFSTIPPSLDEAARIDGASWFTIYRRIIVPLSGPAFATVAILTFLPAWNQYLWPLMVVQKENLRPVMVGMQYFFQLNTAWGEVMAYTSLITLPVLIVFLVFQRAFVSSIAASGVKG
- a CDS encoding carbohydrate kinase, producing the protein MSAQLDVVVLGEALIDIVTTSAGAAERPGGSPANVTVALGRLGRGTTLVARVAEDDRGRLLRAWLAASGVTLHPAGAPERTATARAVIDERGNATYDFDIEWILPSPVEVPAARIFHTGSVAATLAPGADEVRAAAERARPTTLISYDPNIRPALTGGVQDARARVEALVALSDVVKASAEDAEWLYPGTAPVEVAREWVALGAGLAVITDGDAGSLAVTAHTTVEIPAVRAQVVDTVGAGDTFMGTLLDGILNIPGDTAALRASVRALDAETLPPLLHRAAAAAAITVGREGMDPPTREDLQPTAAPKESA